One part of the Candidatus Saccharimonadales bacterium genome encodes these proteins:
- a CDS encoding nucleoside monophosphate kinase has translation MVIFFGPAGAGKSVQGQILAARFGWRWLSAGQLLRDSHDVEVHQQMSTGGLVKFDKVNEIVREALIKAKDIPHVILDGYPRELGQAKWLIETQPEHQRSIGLVVVLEVPREELLHRLEIRGRSDDTAEIINQRLQIYRKEIYPILAYFNELHIPIVHINGTGTVGQVHDRIESELKLCSLV, from the coding sequence GTGGTAATATTTTTTGGTCCGGCTGGTGCAGGTAAAAGTGTGCAGGGCCAGATTTTAGCGGCTAGATTTGGGTGGCGATGGCTTTCGGCTGGTCAGCTTTTGCGTGACTCGCATGATGTAGAGGTGCATCAACAGATGAGCACGGGCGGGCTAGTTAAATTTGATAAAGTGAATGAAATTGTTAGAGAAGCATTAATCAAAGCTAAAGACATTCCGCATGTTATTTTGGACGGCTACCCCCGCGAGCTTGGCCAGGCAAAATGGTTGATTGAAACGCAGCCGGAACATCAACGATCGATTGGGCTGGTTGTTGTTCTTGAAGTGCCACGTGAGGAGCTTTTGCACCGTTTGGAAATTCGTGGGCGCAGCGACGATACGGCAGAAATTATAAATCAACGATTGCAAATTTATCGTAAAGAGATCTATCCAATACTAGCTTACTTTAATGAGCTACATATACCGATTGTTCACATAAATGGTACAGGTACCGTTGGCCAAGTGCATGATAGAATCGAATCGGAGTTAAAATTGTGTTCACTCGTGTAA
- a CDS encoding GatB/YqeY domain-containing protein, with the protein MSLKDKLNADIKTALLAGDKTKAEVLKSIKSAILYEEVAQKVREEGLSEDKIEVVLAREAKKRGESAELYKKAGEEERAATELKEKQIIEEYLPKQLSDEELGAVVDEVITGFGDNAQMGQVIGAVKSKVGTSADGSRVAAIVKSRLG; encoded by the coding sequence ATGTCACTAAAGGACAAGCTCAACGCAGACATTAAAACCGCACTTCTTGCTGGCGATAAAACAAAAGCAGAAGTTCTTAAAAGTATCAAAAGTGCAATTTTATACGAAGAAGTTGCACAAAAAGTCCGCGAAGAAGGCTTGTCTGAAGACAAAATTGAGGTTGTTTTAGCTCGCGAAGCCAAAAAACGGGGCGAGAGTGCCGAGCTTTACAAAAAGGCCGGCGAAGAAGAGCGCGCCGCGACTGAACTAAAAGAAAAACAAATTATCGAAGAATACCTACCTAAGCAACTTAGCGATGAAGAACTCGGCGCCGTGGTTGACGAAGTTATAACAGGTTTTGGTGATAATGCGCAAATGGGTCAGGTTATTGGTGCGGTTAAATCTAAAGTTGGCACATCCGCTGACGGTAGTCGTGTTGCGGCAATTGTAAAATCTAGACTGGGGTAG
- the rpsU gene encoding 30S ribosomal protein S21, whose translation MIQVTRKDTQEANENLIRRFTRKVQQSGILAQVKELQYFEKPLSKRERRARAIVRKARKADKLKRIRLGVR comes from the coding sequence ATGATTCAAGTAACTCGTAAAGACACACAAGAAGCAAATGAGAACCTAATTCGCCGCTTTACTCGTAAGGTGCAGCAATCTGGTATTTTAGCTCAAGTTAAAGAGCTTCAATATTTCGAAAAGCCTCTCAGCAAACGCGAACGCCGCGCTCGTGCGATCGTTCGTAAAGCCCGCAAAGCAGATAAGCTTAAACGAATTCGTTTGGGCGTCCGCTAA
- the recJ gene encoding single-stranded-DNA-specific exonuclease RecJ, with translation MSGVIEQLFKTRGIYEKDKRQAFLAPDFEDFKHDPFLLPDMQKAVERLQQAKQKNELIFIYGDYDIDGLTATSLLLDAFKSFGLRCEAFIPNRFVDGYGLSKGAIKEIAAKGANLIVTVDCGSLSHKEIDLANGLGMDVIVTDHHSVADVMPNAIATINPKRNDHNYPFIDLAGVGVAFKLVQAMQQKMEGLAEGQEKWLLDLVALGTVCDVVQLVDENRANVLWGLKVLQKTRRPGLRSIAQVTGLEMSKLNSRSLGFVIGPHLNAAGRLETAQHSLDLITADDAMKGLEIAYKLREMNIARRAEQDRIFAEAKIQAEQFANDPVLVLSGAGWSHGIIGIVAAKILEHYQKPTFVLEEMGEESKGSARSFGDFSAVEAIRNADQWLIKGGGHKLAAGITLKTDKIHNFRKSLNEFYRSKGIQDQLRHLEPKIDAIIDNVTELDFELSNVIKSLEPFGHGNPEPLFKLTDVIVQNRRHLGKDQNHLKLTVCDKKGNTWDLIGFGMVSKYDNDVGETIDVIFKIVENEWRGTVKLEGQLIKLM, from the coding sequence ATGTCTGGGGTAATTGAACAGCTTTTTAAAACACGGGGAATCTACGAAAAAGATAAGCGCCAGGCTTTTTTGGCGCCAGACTTTGAAGATTTTAAACATGATCCCTTTTTGTTGCCGGATATGCAAAAAGCGGTAGAGCGCCTGCAGCAAGCAAAACAAAAAAACGAACTTATTTTTATTTATGGCGACTACGATATTGATGGGTTAACTGCAACCTCGCTTTTACTGGATGCGTTCAAAAGTTTTGGGTTGCGGTGCGAGGCTTTTATTCCTAACCGATTCGTCGATGGCTACGGGCTGAGCAAAGGTGCTATCAAGGAGATTGCTGCAAAAGGCGCAAACTTGATTGTTACGGTGGACTGCGGTAGCTTGAGTCATAAAGAGATAGATTTAGCCAACGGACTGGGAATGGATGTGATAGTAACTGATCACCACAGCGTGGCTGATGTTATGCCGAACGCCATCGCGACCATCAACCCTAAGCGAAACGATCACAACTATCCTTTTATCGATCTAGCTGGTGTTGGGGTTGCATTTAAGCTAGTGCAAGCAATGCAACAAAAAATGGAAGGCCTGGCTGAGGGCCAGGAAAAATGGCTACTTGACTTAGTGGCGCTTGGAACTGTTTGTGATGTTGTTCAGTTGGTGGATGAAAATCGTGCGAACGTTTTGTGGGGACTAAAAGTTCTACAAAAGACTAGGCGGCCCGGACTAAGGTCGATTGCACAAGTCACAGGTCTCGAGATGTCTAAGCTAAACTCGCGATCACTCGGTTTTGTCATAGGCCCCCATTTAAATGCAGCTGGTCGACTCGAAACTGCTCAGCATAGCTTAGATTTGATAACCGCTGATGATGCAATGAAAGGTTTAGAGATCGCGTACAAGTTGCGAGAAATGAACATCGCTAGGCGAGCTGAACAAGATAGAATTTTCGCCGAAGCCAAAATTCAGGCAGAGCAATTTGCCAACGATCCTGTACTTGTTTTAAGCGGTGCAGGCTGGTCGCATGGAATTATTGGGATTGTGGCCGCAAAAATTTTGGAACATTATCAAAAACCAACTTTTGTGTTAGAAGAAATGGGCGAGGAATCCAAAGGCTCGGCACGTAGCTTTGGCGATTTTAGCGCCGTTGAGGCAATCAGAAACGCCGACCAGTGGTTAATTAAGGGTGGGGGTCATAAGTTGGCGGCCGGCATCACCTTAAAGACTGATAAAATTCATAATTTTCGCAAGTCGCTAAACGAATTTTACAGAAGTAAGGGAATACAAGATCAGCTTAGACATTTAGAACCAAAAATTGACGCAATCATCGATAATGTAACTGAGTTAGACTTTGAGCTTAGCAATGTTATTAAATCTCTAGAACCCTTTGGTCATGGCAACCCTGAGCCGTTATTCAAGCTTACTGACGTAATAGTTCAGAATCGACGGCACCTAGGTAAAGATCAAAACCATCTTAAACTTACGGTCTGTGATAAAAAGGGCAACACTTGGGATTTAATTGGATTTGGGATGGTTAGTAAATACGACAATGATGTCGGTGAAACTATAGATGTAATTTTTAAAATCGTTGAAAACGAATGGCGCGGAACTGTTAAACTTGAAGGTCAGCTAATTAAATTGATGTAA
- a CDS encoding ArsR family transcriptional regulator: protein MLDVFITSRVRRKIIVVYAKYPDFRTHVRGLAKLIKEDPGNIQRELKRLEKVGFLQSEKQSNTKIYFTNKHFVIFKELQSIVLKSQRQTHKAKREA, encoded by the coding sequence ATGCTGGATGTGTTCATAACATCGAGGGTGCGGCGGAAAATCATAGTGGTTTACGCCAAATATCCAGATTTTCGCACTCATGTGAGGGGTCTTGCTAAGTTAATAAAAGAAGATCCGGGAAACATTCAACGAGAACTCAAACGTCTTGAAAAAGTTGGTTTTTTGCAATCTGAAAAGCAAAGTAACACCAAGATTTATTTTACCAACAAGCATTTTGTAATCTTTAAAGAGTTGCAAAGTATCGTTTTAAAATCTCAGCGTCAAACTCACAAAGCCAAGCGCGAAGCCTAA
- the priA gene encoding primosomal protein N' has protein sequence MTYYYLIAPAAVVRENSPAFTYESTIELAEGTVLQVPVGKKTFTAVVIEQIKKPQFATKPVGKILTNQPVPAPLIRLAFWLSEYYCTHLGIVLQAILPTGLQKQRKLPKSTTHPSRDRIKIVLNPTQKAALEVIKSSKNQTILLHGVTGSGKTQVYIESVREQLTKGKSAIVLVPEISLTPQLVAEFSNHFKNLIVTHSAMTEAARHLAWVEALQSIEPTVVIGPRSALFLPLKNVGIIVIDECHEPSYKQDMSPKYSSLRAASVLAKEHGANLVLGSATPSVADFYLADEQNKPIVILPKPISGDFKVEVVSVDLKKKENFKKHRFVSDELVNSINETLQQKKQVLLFHNRRGTAPTTICSECGWIANCPECFLPLTLHADKHILMCHLCGHSQKISTNCPTCSEPTIIFKGIGTKMIETEVARLFPKARIARFDADTKKEDALHNRYQQLYDGEVDIIIGTQILAKGLDLPKLDLVGVIQADSGLMLPDYTANERVFQLLYQVMGRVGRVSQSGKVVVQSFQPEHPIIVQGTKRDFAEFYKQELALRQKNALPPYSYLLKLTCSYKTETSAITASQKLANSLRSIKYVKVLGPTPSFYERLGGNYRWQIVVKSRKRDLLTKIVKDLSPKWQFDLDPISLL, from the coding sequence ATGACCTATTATTACCTAATTGCTCCAGCGGCCGTAGTTCGAGAAAACAGTCCGGCTTTTACCTATGAGAGTACTATCGAACTTGCCGAAGGCACAGTTTTGCAGGTACCGGTCGGCAAAAAAACTTTTACCGCAGTCGTTATAGAACAGATTAAAAAACCACAATTTGCTACAAAACCAGTTGGTAAAATTTTAACGAATCAACCGGTGCCTGCGCCTTTAATAAGGCTCGCATTTTGGCTAAGCGAATACTATTGCACGCATTTGGGTATAGTTTTGCAAGCTATTCTTCCAACCGGGCTACAAAAGCAAAGAAAACTGCCTAAATCTACCACTCACCCCAGTAGAGACAGGATAAAAATTGTACTCAATCCAACCCAAAAAGCTGCACTTGAAGTCATAAAATCATCCAAAAACCAGACTATTCTATTGCATGGCGTTACTGGGTCCGGCAAGACTCAAGTGTACATAGAGTCAGTTCGAGAACAGCTTACCAAGGGTAAGTCAGCAATTGTTTTAGTACCCGAAATTTCCCTAACGCCCCAGCTAGTGGCAGAATTCTCGAACCACTTTAAAAACCTAATAGTAACTCACTCAGCGATGACAGAAGCCGCAAGGCACTTAGCATGGGTCGAAGCCCTACAGTCAATAGAACCAACCGTTGTAATTGGTCCGAGATCAGCTCTTTTTTTGCCTCTAAAAAACGTTGGCATAATTGTGATCGACGAATGCCACGAACCAAGCTACAAACAAGACATGTCGCCAAAATACTCCAGCTTACGTGCTGCAAGCGTTCTGGCTAAGGAGCATGGCGCAAACTTGGTTTTAGGCAGCGCCACCCCAAGCGTAGCCGACTTTTACCTTGCAGACGAACAAAACAAACCCATTGTCATACTCCCTAAGCCAATCTCAGGTGATTTTAAAGTTGAGGTTGTAAGCGTAGACCTAAAAAAGAAAGAAAACTTTAAAAAACATCGTTTCGTGTCTGATGAATTAGTTAACTCAATAAACGAGACTCTTCAGCAAAAAAAGCAAGTTTTATTATTTCACAACCGGCGTGGCACCGCCCCCACCACAATTTGCAGCGAGTGTGGCTGGATAGCAAACTGCCCCGAATGTTTTTTACCGCTAACTCTACACGCTGACAAACATATTTTAATGTGCCACCTGTGCGGCCATTCTCAAAAAATATCAACCAACTGCCCAACCTGCTCCGAGCCAACCATTATCTTTAAGGGTATTGGCACGAAAATGATCGAAACTGAGGTGGCTAGATTATTTCCGAAGGCTAGGATCGCGCGTTTTGATGCGGATACAAAAAAAGAAGATGCACTGCACAACAGATATCAGCAGCTCTACGATGGCGAGGTAGACATAATTATTGGGACCCAAATACTTGCAAAGGGCTTGGACTTGCCTAAGCTCGATCTGGTTGGAGTAATTCAGGCCGACAGTGGATTAATGCTCCCGGACTACACGGCGAATGAACGAGTTTTTCAGTTGCTCTACCAGGTAATGGGACGCGTGGGACGTGTCAGCCAATCAGGAAAGGTGGTAGTTCAGAGCTTTCAGCCGGAGCATCCAATAATCGTCCAAGGAACAAAACGTGATTTCGCGGAGTTCTACAAACAAGAGCTAGCCCTTAGGCAAAAAAACGCACTCCCTCCTTACAGCTATTTGCTTAAACTAACTTGCAGTTACAAAACCGAAACATCAGCGATTACGGCAAGCCAAAAATTAGCAAATAGCTTGCGATCTATAAAATACGTTAAAGTTTTAGGCCCTACCCCCTCATTTTACGAACGACTTGGCGGCAATTACAGATGGCAAATCGTAGTTAAATCTAGAAAACGTGATTTACTCACGAAAATCGTTAAAGATCTATCGCCAAAATGGCAATTCGACCTGGATCCAATTAGCTTGCTCTGA
- the def gene encoding peptide deformylase, whose translation MTTRHDIITLPNKHLRQKSKRVHVITDETRELITDMQTSTLDWEDHRPHELGVALAAVQIDRLERVVIVRSDFENKADRNFLTLINPEVTKLEGEIVYDHEGCLSVPDVYGLVPRHTKVRVKALDENGNEVRIKASGFLARVLQHEIDHTNGIVFVDHIKNDDSFFKLTDQGELKKVPHNEVLQNSILW comes from the coding sequence ATGACTACACGACACGACATAATCACCTTGCCTAATAAGCATTTGAGGCAAAAATCTAAACGCGTGCACGTAATTACCGACGAAACACGTGAATTAATTACCGACATGCAAACCTCAACCTTAGATTGGGAAGACCATCGCCCACATGAATTGGGTGTGGCTTTGGCTGCAGTTCAAATAGATCGACTTGAGCGTGTAGTAATAGTTAGAAGCGACTTTGAAAACAAAGCCGATCGTAATTTTTTAACATTAATAAACCCAGAGGTCACAAAACTCGAAGGCGAAATTGTATACGATCACGAAGGCTGCTTAAGTGTCCCCGATGTTTATGGTCTAGTTCCACGCCACACAAAAGTCCGCGTAAAAGCGCTCGACGAAAACGGCAATGAAGTCCGCATTAAAGCCAGTGGTTTTTTAGCTCGAGTTTTGCAGCACGAAATCGACCACACCAATGGTATAGTTTTTGTTGACCATATTAAAAACGATGATTCTTTCTTTAAATTAACAGATCAAGGTGAACTTAAAAAGGTTCCACACAATGAAGTCTTGCAAAATAGTATTCTTTGGTAA
- the fmt gene encoding methionyl-tRNA formyltransferase, with protein MKSCKIVFFGNERLSTGYKPSGAPTLQRLIDAGFSVAAVVASHEMAVSRKKRELEVEHIAKQNNIPVLLPNKVKDIEQQLKDFAADIGILVAFGQMIPESIINIFPHGIINIHPSLLPRYRGPIPIEQAILDGANETGVSIMGLVKKMDAGPIFDQARVTLVGNESKQDLTEKLHKLGADLVIRSLPSILDGSAKSKSQNESEATYCQLLHKSDGVIDKQKPAIQLEREIRAFQEWPKSRANIFGKDVIIKSAHVATQKNEKDLFLECGQNSLLKIDQLVGPSGKQMSGTDFIKGYNKP; from the coding sequence ATGAAGTCTTGCAAAATAGTATTCTTTGGTAACGAACGTCTTAGTACAGGCTACAAACCAAGCGGCGCTCCGACTTTGCAGCGCTTGATAGATGCTGGTTTTAGCGTGGCTGCAGTTGTCGCTAGCCATGAGATGGCTGTTTCGCGTAAAAAACGCGAGCTGGAGGTTGAGCACATCGCAAAGCAAAACAACATACCGGTTCTACTGCCCAATAAAGTTAAAGACATTGAGCAGCAGCTAAAAGATTTTGCTGCAGATATTGGTATTTTGGTGGCTTTTGGTCAGATGATTCCAGAATCTATAATTAATATTTTTCCGCACGGGATAATAAACATTCACCCGTCGCTCTTACCGAGATACCGCGGACCGATTCCAATCGAGCAAGCAATTCTGGATGGAGCAAACGAAACTGGAGTCTCCATAATGGGACTAGTTAAAAAAATGGACGCTGGCCCAATTTTTGATCAAGCTAGAGTGACTCTCGTGGGCAACGAATCTAAGCAAGACTTAACTGAAAAATTACATAAGCTCGGAGCCGACCTAGTAATCAGGAGCTTGCCTTCAATTTTAGATGGCTCGGCCAAATCAAAGAGTCAGAACGAATCAGAAGCCACTTACTGCCAGCTTCTACATAAATCTGATGGTGTAATCGACAAACAAAAACCCGCAATACAACTAGAGCGCGAAATTCGAGCCTTCCAAGAATGGCCAAAAAGCCGTGCAAACATTTTTGGCAAAGACGTGATTATTAAAAGCGCACACGTAGCGACACAGAAAAACGAAAAAGACTTATTTTTGGAATGCGGCCAAAACAGTTTGCTAAAAATAGACCAACTTGTTGGTCCAAGTGGTAAGCAAATGAGCGGCACCGACTTTATAAAAGGCTATAACAAGCCCTAG
- a CDS encoding DUF5663 domain-containing protein — translation MFQFDDDFLQSLGLGDMPDDQKKAFLQHLYEELELRVGTRLSEGMSDDQLEKFEKLVDGNDQDGALSWLESNRPDYKAVVAEELEKLKQEVIANKDKIVSDEPVEESSKV, via the coding sequence ATGTTCCAATTCGATGATGATTTTCTGCAAAGTTTAGGTTTGGGTGATATGCCAGATGACCAGAAAAAGGCGTTTCTTCAGCATTTATATGAAGAACTTGAGCTTAGAGTTGGAACTCGACTCTCTGAGGGCATGAGTGATGATCAACTAGAGAAGTTTGAAAAGCTAGTTGATGGAAACGATCAAGACGGTGCTTTGTCTTGGCTTGAATCCAACCGTCCAGATTACAAAGCTGTTGTTGCTGAAGAGCTCGAAAAGCTCAAACAAGAAGTTATTGCCAACAAAGACAAAATTGTGAGCGATGAGCCGGTCGAGGAATCTAGCAAAGTCTAG
- the infB gene encoding translation initiation factor IF-2, which produces MEKKTLMVGNMITVGELAAQLDLPVTKLIGELFKNGIMATVNQRIDIETAQIIVDELGLEVELKQKAADETKPAAKSARTLTDKAQERPPIVAVMGHVDHGKTSLLDAVLDTKVASGEAGGITQHISAYQTQYKGRTITLLDTPGHEAFSALRQHGAALTDVVVIVVAADDGVKPQTVEAIRFARQANAQIIVALNKIDKPDADVNRVKQQLATDHNLMTEEWGGDTVMVEVSAKTKQGIDKLLEMILLVADIEELKAEVDVPAEGLIIESHMEQGKGAVVGLLVEHGILKPGNFIVAGESVGKIRTLGDFASRPIKQAGPSTPVVVSGFKTLPEFGERFTVVKSEKEARTLAEKHKQSFKDDVQASATTSSDLLNLMNRRKEKQLVNFIVRADVQGSLTSVVDSLKLLERDEVAPRIISSGVGNISENDVRMAAGSQAVIYGFNVQLPPAVKKLAARDKVEVKLYKIIYELLEDATLTLENLLAPDVVETEIGKLTVKGVFKITKDQAICGGEITKGKVEPKLLVRIKRGDEQIAEAEVSHVQREKMEVKEAFEGDMCGLSLDTKGKVVVEEGDKLEFFKRELVKRKL; this is translated from the coding sequence ATGGAAAAAAAGACTCTTATGGTCGGAAACATGATTACCGTCGGAGAACTGGCGGCTCAACTCGATTTGCCGGTTACTAAACTGATAGGTGAGCTTTTTAAAAACGGAATAATGGCGACTGTAAACCAGCGCATTGATATCGAAACTGCTCAAATTATTGTTGATGAGTTGGGTCTTGAGGTTGAGCTTAAACAAAAAGCTGCCGACGAAACCAAACCTGCTGCAAAGAGTGCGCGAACTCTAACTGATAAAGCTCAAGAGCGTCCGCCGATCGTCGCTGTAATGGGTCATGTTGATCATGGCAAGACCAGTTTGCTTGACGCTGTTCTAGATACAAAAGTTGCGAGCGGTGAGGCGGGTGGAATTACTCAGCACATTTCTGCGTACCAGACGCAGTATAAGGGCCGTACTATCACTTTACTGGATACCCCTGGCCACGAAGCGTTTAGCGCTCTAAGACAGCACGGAGCGGCTCTTACTGACGTTGTAGTGATTGTTGTCGCGGCAGACGACGGCGTTAAGCCTCAGACTGTGGAAGCAATTAGATTTGCTCGTCAAGCCAACGCTCAAATTATCGTCGCGCTAAATAAAATTGATAAACCAGATGCAGACGTTAATCGCGTTAAGCAACAGCTTGCAACCGACCACAACTTGATGACCGAAGAATGGGGTGGCGATACTGTTATGGTTGAAGTTTCGGCTAAAACCAAGCAGGGAATCGATAAGTTGCTTGAGATGATCCTCCTTGTTGCAGACATTGAAGAGCTTAAGGCCGAAGTCGATGTTCCTGCAGAAGGCTTGATTATTGAATCTCACATGGAACAGGGTAAAGGCGCTGTGGTTGGACTTTTGGTCGAGCACGGCATTCTTAAACCGGGCAACTTTATTGTTGCTGGCGAGTCTGTGGGCAAAATCCGTACTTTAGGTGACTTTGCTAGTCGGCCAATTAAGCAAGCAGGTCCATCTACCCCAGTTGTGGTTAGCGGCTTTAAAACTCTGCCAGAATTTGGTGAGCGGTTCACTGTTGTAAAGAGCGAAAAAGAAGCGCGCACCTTGGCTGAAAAGCATAAACAGAGTTTTAAGGATGACGTTCAAGCTTCGGCAACAACTAGTAGTGACCTTTTGAATTTAATGAACCGCCGCAAAGAAAAGCAATTAGTTAACTTTATTGTGCGCGCCGACGTTCAAGGCTCGCTGACGTCAGTTGTTGATAGTTTGAAGCTTTTGGAACGCGACGAAGTTGCCCCACGAATTATCAGTAGTGGCGTGGGCAATATTTCTGAAAACGATGTTCGTATGGCTGCCGGATCTCAGGCAGTGATTTATGGATTTAATGTGCAATTGCCACCAGCGGTTAAAAAACTTGCTGCTCGCGACAAAGTGGAAGTCAAGCTTTACAAAATCATCTACGAACTTCTAGAGGACGCAACTCTAACACTTGAGAATCTGCTTGCGCCAGATGTGGTTGAAACAGAAATCGGTAAACTTACTGTAAAAGGTGTATTTAAAATTACTAAAGATCAAGCGATTTGTGGTGGTGAAATCACAAAAGGCAAAGTTGAGCCAAAGCTACTCGTTCGTATTAAGCGTGGCGATGAGCAAATCGCTGAGGCTGAAGTCTCGCATGTACAACGCGAGAAAATGGAAGTTAAAGAAGCTTTTGAGGGCGACATGTGTGGACTCTCGCTTGATACTAAGGGTAAAGTGGTTGTCGAAGAAGGCGATAAGCTCGAGTTCTTTAAGCGCGAGCTTGTAAAGCGCAAACTCTAG